One Megalops cyprinoides isolate fMegCyp1 chromosome 4, fMegCyp1.pri, whole genome shotgun sequence genomic window carries:
- the LOC118776567 gene encoding protein HIRA isoform X1: MKLLKPSWVNHNGKPIFSVDIHPEGTKFATGGQGEDSGKVVIWNMAPVLREEDEKNENIPKMLCHMDNHLACVNCVRWSNNGLYLASGGDDKLVMVWKRAAYIGPSTVFGSSSKLANVEQWRCVTILRNHTGDVMDVAWSPHDVWLASCSVDNTIVIWNARKFPEIVTSLKGHTGLVKGLTWDPVGKYIASQADDHSLKVWRTMDWQLETNITKPFNECGGTTHVLRLSWSPDGQYLVSAHAMNNSGPTAQIIERDGWKTNMDFVGHRKAVTVVKFNPKIFKKKQKNGSSPKPSCPYCCCAVGSKDRSVSVWLTSLKRPLVVIHDLFDKSIMDITWTLNGLGILVCSMDGTVAFLDFSQDELGDPLNEDEKNSIHQNIYGKSLAITTEPQLSTTIIENPEMLKYQQEKELAEHRNATSHETLAPKLTSVVNGESLEDIRKNLLKKQVETRTADGRRRITPLCIAQLDTGDFSPALFNSVPILPGSSMSSQLTNQLSSDSSTANSLGLRPSQDAPTAPPGKPPDEAKEGSVNAIALGGSATPAMNSTAMKTNLLLTSAAKMEPMKALDSRFTERSKATPGVTISSAVGLGSLDRVKDISTLKDPKSKDETSSDSEDKMAVVKTLSFNKRKADLEGEVVEKRKKGRPRKDSKMVVPVTQAFPQATPSTEKEPLRVTAPAALLKLPTPTPQKSFSLQISVEPSVYIEVENEVSTVAGARLSQLRCTRDGREWDTLLPSRILTAAGSGDVIAVACEDRMLSVFSACGRRLLPAILLPAPMSTLHCSGFFVMALTACATLSVWDVQKQSVLVKNESLQTILSGSDTTVSQTLLTQQGVPVISLSNGKSYCFNSSLETWNLIADKQDSLVQCADFRNCLPSQDAMVSTGPLAVMQGRTLNAGRLASRLSSTPHHLQQGMTLAYLENQLASALILKSSQEYRHWMLIYARFLVNEGSEHRLRELCKDLLGPVHKSAGSIWEATILGLRKRDLLREVLPVIGQNLRFQRLFTEYQDQLELLRNK; the protein is encoded by the exons gaAAACCAATATTTTCTGTTGACATCCATCCGGAGGGAACAAAGTTTGCTACTGGGGGGCAAG gtgaggattctgggaaggtTGTCATATGGAACATGGCACCTGTCCTTAGggaagaggatgaaaaaaatgaaaacattccgAAGATGCTCTGCCACATGGACAATCATTTAG CCTGTGTGAACTGTGTCCGCTGGTCAAACAATGGCCTGTACCTGGCTTCTGGGGGAGATGACAAGCTGGTTATGGTGTGGAAAAGAGCTGC ATACATTGGCCCTAGCACGGTCTTTGGGTCTAGTAGTAAGCTGGCCAATGTGGAACAGTGGCGATGTGTAACTATCCTCAGAAACCACACAGGGG ACGTGATGGACGTGGCATGGTCCCCTCATGACGTGTGGCTGGCCTCCTGCAGCGTGGACAACACTATTGTTATCTGGAACGCCCGCAAGTTTCCAG AGATCGTGACCTCACTGAAGGGCCACACAGGCCTGGTGAAGGGGCTCACGTGGGACCCGGTGGGAAAGTACATCGCCTCACAGGCTGACGACCACAGTCTGAAGGTGTGGAGGACGATGGACTGGCAGCTGGAGACCAACATCACCAAACCCTTCAACGAG TGTGGAGGGACGACTCACGTCCTGCGTCTGAGCTGGTCTCCAGATGGTCAGTACCTGGTTTCTGCCCACGCCATGAACAACTCAGGCCCTACTGCTCAGATAATCGAGAGGGATGGCTGGAAAACCAACATGGACTTTGTCGGCCACCGGAAGGCAGTGACCGTGGTG aaATTTAACCCGAAGATCTtcaagaagaagcagaagaatgGCAGCTCTCCTAAGCCGAGCTGCCCCTACTGCTGCTGCGCCGTGGGAAGCAAGGACCGGTCCGTGTCTGTGTGG CTGACGTCCCTGAAGCGCCCACTAGTGGTCATCCACGACCTGTTTGATAAGTCTATCATGGATATCACATG GACACTGAATGGGCTGGGCATCCTCGTGTGCTCCATGGATGGCACAGTCGCTTTCCTTGATTTCTCTCAGGATGAGCTGGGGGACCCACTTAACGAGGATGAGAAG AACTCCATTCACCAGAACATCTACGGGAAAAGCCTTGCCATCACCACAGAGCCACAGCTCTCCACCACCATTATCGAGAACCCAGAGATGCTGAAGTACCAGCAGGAGAAAGAGCTGGCCGAGCACCGCAACGCCACCAGCCACGAAACCTTGGCACCTAAGCTTACCAGCGTGGTCAATGGAGAGTCCCTGGAAGACATCCGAAAG AACCTGTTGAAGAAGCAGGTGGAGACGAGGACGGCGGACGGCCGGAGACGGATCACCCCGCTGTGCATTGCTCAGCTGGACACTGG GGATTTTTCACCAGCCCTCTTCAATAGCGTCCCCATCCTCCCTGGGTCGTCCATGTCCTCCCAGCTGACAAACCAGCTCTCTTCAGACTCCAGCACAGCCAACTCTTTGGGCCTGCGGCCCTCGCAGGACGCCCCCACCGCCCCACCAGGAAAGCCCCCAGACGAAGCCAAAGAGGG CAGTGTCAATGCCATTGCCTTGGGCGGCTCCGCAACTCCAGCCATGAACTCCACCGCAATGAAAACCAACTTGCTGCTAACCTCTGCTGCCAAGATGGAGCCAATGAAAGCACTAGACTCCCGGTTCACTGAGAGGTCAAAAGCCACGCCCGGGGTGACAATCTCCTCTGCTGTTGGTCTTGGGTCACTTGACAG AGTGAAAGACATCAGCACTTTAAAGGATCCCAAATCCAAGGATGAAACAAGCAGTGACAGCGAGGATAAAATGGCAGTGGTCAAAACCCTGTCATTCAACAAGAGGAAGGCAGACctggagggagaggtggtggagaagaggaaaaagggaCGACCAAGGAAAGACTCCAAAATGGTGGTGCCTGTGACCCAGGCTTTTCCACAG GCCACTCCGTCAACAGAGAAGGAGCCCTTGCGAGTCACAGCCCCTGCGGCGCTCCTCAAACTGCCCACACCCACTCCACAGAAGTCCTTCTCCCTACag ATAAGCGTGGAGCCGTCGGTCTACATCGAGGTGGAGAACGAGGTGTCGACGGTGGCGGGGGCGCGGCTCAGCCAGCTGCGCTGCACGCGGGACGGCCGGGAGTGGGACACGCTGCTACCCAGCCGCATCCTCACTGCGGCCGGCAGTGG TGACGTGATCGCGGTGGCATGCGAGGACCGCATGCTGTCGGTGTTTTCGGCGTGTGGGCGGAGGCTGCTCCCAGCCATCCTGCTGCCCGCGCCCATGTCCACCTTGCACTGCTCCGGCTTCTTTGTCATGGCGCTGACGGCCTGCGCTACGCTATCTGTCTG GGATGTTCAGAAACAGAGTGTTCTTGTGAAAAATGAATCCCTGCAGACCATCCTATCAG GTTCTGATACCACAGTCTCCCAGACCTTACTCACTCAGCAGGGCGTTCCTGTCATCAGCTTGTCCAATGGGAAATCGTACTGCTTCAACTCTTCCCTGGAGACATG GAATTTGATTGCAGACAAGCAGGATTCACTTGTGCAGTGTGCTGACTTCAGGAACTGCTTGCCATCGCAGGACGCCATGGTATCCACCGGGCCCTTGGCAGTCATGCAGGGCCGCACTTTGAA CGCGGGCCGCCTGGCGTCCAGGCTCTCCTCGACCCCCCATCACTTACAGCAGGGAATGACCCTGGCCTACCTGGAGAACCAGCTGGCCTCAGCACTTATCCTCAAGTCCAGCCAGGAGTACCGCCACTGGATGCTGATCTATGCACGCTTCCTGGTCAACGAAG GCTCAGAACACAGACTCAGAGAACTGTGTAAGGATTTACTGGGGCCAGTGCACAAGTCTGCCGGCAGCATCTGGGAGGCCACTATCCTG GGCTTGCGGAAGAGGGATTTGCTGAGGGAGGTGCTGCCTGTCATTGGACAGAACTTGCGTTTTCAGAGGCTCTTCACTGAGTACCAGGACCAGCTGGAGCTTCTCCGCAACAAATAG
- the LOC118776567 gene encoding protein HIRA isoform X2, with product MKLLKPSWVNHNGKPIFSVDIHPEGTKFATGGQGEDSGKVVIWNMAPVLREEDEKNENIPKMLCHMDNHLACVNCVRWSNNGLYLASGGDDKLVMVWKRAAYIGPSTVFGSSSKLANVEQWRCVTILRNHTGDVMDVAWSPHDVWLASCSVDNTIVIWNARKFPEIVTSLKGHTGLVKGLTWDPVGKYIASQADDHSLKVWRTMDWQLETNITKPFNECGGTTHVLRLSWSPDGQYLVSAHAMNNSGPTAQIIERDGWKTNMDFVGHRKAVTVVKFNPKIFKKKQKNGSSPKPSCPYCCCAVGSKDRSVSVWLTSLKRPLVVIHDLFDKSIMDITWTLNGLGILVCSMDGTVAFLDFSQDELGDPLNEDEKNSIHQNIYGKSLAITTEPQLSTTIIENPEMLKYQQEKELAEHRNATSHETLAPKLTSVVNGESLEDIRKNLLKKQVETRTADGRRRITPLCIAQLDTGDFSPALFNSVPILPGSSMSSQLTNQLSSDSSTANSLGLRPSQDAPTAPPGKPPDEAKEGVNAIALGGSATPAMNSTAMKTNLLLTSAAKMEPMKALDSRFTERSKATPGVTISSAVGLGSLDRVKDISTLKDPKSKDETSSDSEDKMAVVKTLSFNKRKADLEGEVVEKRKKGRPRKDSKMVVPVTQAFPQATPSTEKEPLRVTAPAALLKLPTPTPQKSFSLQISVEPSVYIEVENEVSTVAGARLSQLRCTRDGREWDTLLPSRILTAAGSGDVIAVACEDRMLSVFSACGRRLLPAILLPAPMSTLHCSGFFVMALTACATLSVWDVQKQSVLVKNESLQTILSGSDTTVSQTLLTQQGVPVISLSNGKSYCFNSSLETWNLIADKQDSLVQCADFRNCLPSQDAMVSTGPLAVMQGRTLNAGRLASRLSSTPHHLQQGMTLAYLENQLASALILKSSQEYRHWMLIYARFLVNEGSEHRLRELCKDLLGPVHKSAGSIWEATILGLRKRDLLREVLPVIGQNLRFQRLFTEYQDQLELLRNK from the exons gaAAACCAATATTTTCTGTTGACATCCATCCGGAGGGAACAAAGTTTGCTACTGGGGGGCAAG gtgaggattctgggaaggtTGTCATATGGAACATGGCACCTGTCCTTAGggaagaggatgaaaaaaatgaaaacattccgAAGATGCTCTGCCACATGGACAATCATTTAG CCTGTGTGAACTGTGTCCGCTGGTCAAACAATGGCCTGTACCTGGCTTCTGGGGGAGATGACAAGCTGGTTATGGTGTGGAAAAGAGCTGC ATACATTGGCCCTAGCACGGTCTTTGGGTCTAGTAGTAAGCTGGCCAATGTGGAACAGTGGCGATGTGTAACTATCCTCAGAAACCACACAGGGG ACGTGATGGACGTGGCATGGTCCCCTCATGACGTGTGGCTGGCCTCCTGCAGCGTGGACAACACTATTGTTATCTGGAACGCCCGCAAGTTTCCAG AGATCGTGACCTCACTGAAGGGCCACACAGGCCTGGTGAAGGGGCTCACGTGGGACCCGGTGGGAAAGTACATCGCCTCACAGGCTGACGACCACAGTCTGAAGGTGTGGAGGACGATGGACTGGCAGCTGGAGACCAACATCACCAAACCCTTCAACGAG TGTGGAGGGACGACTCACGTCCTGCGTCTGAGCTGGTCTCCAGATGGTCAGTACCTGGTTTCTGCCCACGCCATGAACAACTCAGGCCCTACTGCTCAGATAATCGAGAGGGATGGCTGGAAAACCAACATGGACTTTGTCGGCCACCGGAAGGCAGTGACCGTGGTG aaATTTAACCCGAAGATCTtcaagaagaagcagaagaatgGCAGCTCTCCTAAGCCGAGCTGCCCCTACTGCTGCTGCGCCGTGGGAAGCAAGGACCGGTCCGTGTCTGTGTGG CTGACGTCCCTGAAGCGCCCACTAGTGGTCATCCACGACCTGTTTGATAAGTCTATCATGGATATCACATG GACACTGAATGGGCTGGGCATCCTCGTGTGCTCCATGGATGGCACAGTCGCTTTCCTTGATTTCTCTCAGGATGAGCTGGGGGACCCACTTAACGAGGATGAGAAG AACTCCATTCACCAGAACATCTACGGGAAAAGCCTTGCCATCACCACAGAGCCACAGCTCTCCACCACCATTATCGAGAACCCAGAGATGCTGAAGTACCAGCAGGAGAAAGAGCTGGCCGAGCACCGCAACGCCACCAGCCACGAAACCTTGGCACCTAAGCTTACCAGCGTGGTCAATGGAGAGTCCCTGGAAGACATCCGAAAG AACCTGTTGAAGAAGCAGGTGGAGACGAGGACGGCGGACGGCCGGAGACGGATCACCCCGCTGTGCATTGCTCAGCTGGACACTGG GGATTTTTCACCAGCCCTCTTCAATAGCGTCCCCATCCTCCCTGGGTCGTCCATGTCCTCCCAGCTGACAAACCAGCTCTCTTCAGACTCCAGCACAGCCAACTCTTTGGGCCTGCGGCCCTCGCAGGACGCCCCCACCGCCCCACCAGGAAAGCCCCCAGACGAAGCCAAAGAGGG TGTCAATGCCATTGCCTTGGGCGGCTCCGCAACTCCAGCCATGAACTCCACCGCAATGAAAACCAACTTGCTGCTAACCTCTGCTGCCAAGATGGAGCCAATGAAAGCACTAGACTCCCGGTTCACTGAGAGGTCAAAAGCCACGCCCGGGGTGACAATCTCCTCTGCTGTTGGTCTTGGGTCACTTGACAG AGTGAAAGACATCAGCACTTTAAAGGATCCCAAATCCAAGGATGAAACAAGCAGTGACAGCGAGGATAAAATGGCAGTGGTCAAAACCCTGTCATTCAACAAGAGGAAGGCAGACctggagggagaggtggtggagaagaggaaaaagggaCGACCAAGGAAAGACTCCAAAATGGTGGTGCCTGTGACCCAGGCTTTTCCACAG GCCACTCCGTCAACAGAGAAGGAGCCCTTGCGAGTCACAGCCCCTGCGGCGCTCCTCAAACTGCCCACACCCACTCCACAGAAGTCCTTCTCCCTACag ATAAGCGTGGAGCCGTCGGTCTACATCGAGGTGGAGAACGAGGTGTCGACGGTGGCGGGGGCGCGGCTCAGCCAGCTGCGCTGCACGCGGGACGGCCGGGAGTGGGACACGCTGCTACCCAGCCGCATCCTCACTGCGGCCGGCAGTGG TGACGTGATCGCGGTGGCATGCGAGGACCGCATGCTGTCGGTGTTTTCGGCGTGTGGGCGGAGGCTGCTCCCAGCCATCCTGCTGCCCGCGCCCATGTCCACCTTGCACTGCTCCGGCTTCTTTGTCATGGCGCTGACGGCCTGCGCTACGCTATCTGTCTG GGATGTTCAGAAACAGAGTGTTCTTGTGAAAAATGAATCCCTGCAGACCATCCTATCAG GTTCTGATACCACAGTCTCCCAGACCTTACTCACTCAGCAGGGCGTTCCTGTCATCAGCTTGTCCAATGGGAAATCGTACTGCTTCAACTCTTCCCTGGAGACATG GAATTTGATTGCAGACAAGCAGGATTCACTTGTGCAGTGTGCTGACTTCAGGAACTGCTTGCCATCGCAGGACGCCATGGTATCCACCGGGCCCTTGGCAGTCATGCAGGGCCGCACTTTGAA CGCGGGCCGCCTGGCGTCCAGGCTCTCCTCGACCCCCCATCACTTACAGCAGGGAATGACCCTGGCCTACCTGGAGAACCAGCTGGCCTCAGCACTTATCCTCAAGTCCAGCCAGGAGTACCGCCACTGGATGCTGATCTATGCACGCTTCCTGGTCAACGAAG GCTCAGAACACAGACTCAGAGAACTGTGTAAGGATTTACTGGGGCCAGTGCACAAGTCTGCCGGCAGCATCTGGGAGGCCACTATCCTG GGCTTGCGGAAGAGGGATTTGCTGAGGGAGGTGCTGCCTGTCATTGGACAGAACTTGCGTTTTCAGAGGCTCTTCACTGAGTACCAGGACCAGCTGGAGCTTCTCCGCAACAAATAG